Below is a window of Brassica napus cultivar Da-Ae chromosome A5, Da-Ae, whole genome shotgun sequence DNA.
atatataaatatatattatatttaaaatgaaaatatattatgattaaagtagttacaaagattttatattattaactttaaagaaatatatgttaatttttatacatgtattatatagtttgataatgttaacccatcttaccaacatattagattttatttttgaacataaatattttataattacgaaaataaaatatataaatatataaatttaatacaattttattatatttagctcaatataataattttattttaatatgattgattatgattatataataaataaaatattatacattttttattattaattttatataactgaatatattaatgtataataatattttaaactaatttcgaaattagcaaaaatatttaaatataattttgaaaatgaagatcttgtaaaaatctttttaaacagatttgttagaattttaaaataaatatatttatatttaaaatgaaaagatatcaaaagatattatgattaaaatattttaaaatttttatttattattagtctgaactaaaatgtaatatgaatttctatgaataggtccattaggtccatttttttaaaaaatcacacatgaatcaaggttgtgacttctgttttaatatataagatgtgaAATATAATTTCACAATTCTACATTTTCTGTTAATCATTTTGCTCTACTTTTTGGTCTTGTCGTTGTTATTATTCACAAAACaattttatgttaataaaaaaaataacaaaaatttattcatttgaaaacattaataaataataaaactacaAGAAAtctgaacaaacaaaaagactCCAACGATAGTTCAacaattttaaataactaaCTCATGAAGATGAAGCTAGTGTATCCATTACACTTTGGACTAGTGAAACATCACAGCTTATTTGAAGAGGAAGGCGACCTTCTCTATCGAGCGCAGCTTTTTTCATATGTGGAATTTGATAGTTATTTTTCCCTCCAACTTTCATGATCTCTTTCATGCAAGTCTGAAgagtcaaaaaaatataatttaccttCTCGGAAGAGTATTCTTCATAAGAATCTTCCACGGCATGCACAAGATCTTCTACAGTAGTCGGACATGCTTGGTATTGTAGTGATTGGATCGCACTGAAAAAACCAAGATCTAAAATTAGATCGGGTGATTTTGGAGGCTGGCACATTAGACGTATATCAAAACCGTTTTTAGACGCAGCTTCTTGAAACTCTTTGTCATCGCATTCAACGTGTGTCCGTGCGTTGTCTTGTTGAATGAATATAGTCTTCCCCCGATCTTCAATTGGCCATCGTTCATGGATTACCGGAATAATCTTTTCAATCAAATACGCTTTTATATCTTTTCTTTTGACGGAGGTTAATGCTTTTAGCTCCAAAGTTCCAGCATCTCTGTTCTTACTTCGTCTTTGAGCTGGTTGGAGGGTGACAAAAGGAAATACTCCTATTTTTCCAGAAAATGTCTCATTCCCTTCATCATCAAATCTTGGCCGAGCCATCGCTGCTAAAAACATAACTTTCGTAATGAAGTTCTTACTTTGACAAGTTCTATGAGGCACCTCTTCCTCTGGAAGTAAATAATACTTCTCTGTTTGCTTTGTCATGTAAAACCATTTTTCGTCGATATGTACAATACTGTACATATCAATGAATTTTGGTTCATGAACCAGAGAGTCCTTTTCCAACATAGACAAACAGAACTTCAATCTAGCTCTTATATTCTCATCCGATAAACTTGGTTTGATAGCATTAGTATGACGTCGAATCGTACCTTCCTTGACACGTTTATGTAATGTCGAAGTAGCAATGCCCAAACCCATTGAAAGCGACCGTAGTGACGTTCTCTTGCGCAACGGAATTTCCATAACTTGATTCAAATCAAGTTGGATTTTCTTACGACCACAGCGTCCGGTTTTTTTGTGTGATACATTGACTTCTTCATCATTTGAAGTGTCTTTAGTCTGTTTCCAGATCCTTTGCACCGTTCGGATAGGTACCATAAACAAATCAGAAACTTCCCGTGTAGTATTTTTCTCTAGTTCTCCATTTTGACTTCTCTCCAACAAAGCATTATATATTGCCCATCTTTCTGGGTTGGAGATATTCAACATTTTTCTGTTTGGAAGCTCTGTTTGATCATCAATCTCtacatattaatataaaaatagaaatggttAGCCAAAAAATATTTGCAAGACTGACCTAAAAGAACGACACATGTATATTTGTTCATATAAACATACACAACTTTCATTCATATACTCCGTATTAAGAAAACTATAGAGACAAGTAGAAATAAATGTCTGGagtaattttaaatcaaattgaaCATACAcatcacaaacaaacaaaaatagcaGCCTTTGTTGACTAGTCTATGCAAAATTGTGTACagaaatcacaaatataactaaAAGTCAAATCTTATTTAACACTATTGATCGTTATTAGAACAGCAAAATGTTGAGAAAAAGAATTACTCCGTAGAATGGAAAAATTTACCTGAATCTGTTTTGCTAAAACAATCGTTGGAGACAATTTCATCGATCGCATTAGCAACATCATCTTCATTATTGAATACAACTATTTCTTCATCAGTAGGAGTTTTATTTAGATCAAACAAAAACTCACTTTCATTACTTGTAAATGGAAGATTTAGatcaaaattataattcatCAGGGAAATTGTGATCCGCTTGACTGTGCTCAGTCAATATATAATCatgatttattttaagtttggctccaattttagtttaaaaatttttgttttggctCCATGATGAAAATTTTTAGAATGATTTTAACACTAAAAATTTGTTTGTACGTATATCACAAGAACACAGAAACTTGACTTAAAATTAATGGTGCATTTATACATTTCTTATGATAATTTGTCaatcaatacaatactaaaaggggaatACCCTCAAATTCTAAGCTGTCCACGTCATCAAAAATATTCAACCAATCAAAACATTTCATTTTTGGATATGGGCTTAAAATTTGTTTAGAATGGACTTAGGTGTGTgggttttgtttggtttagGTTTGGGCTTTTTTTCATCTGTCGATCTTTCCAAAACGTCTGCCGATCTGAAGCTTTAAATCAGCTTATCATGGTCTCATAAACCATgagtttttctttcttcctcGAGTCTGCAGTCTCCTCCTACGACGCCGCTTTGCATTCTCCGGTCAGATTATGAATACGACGGATCCACATTTAATCACTAACGCCACTCAagagttagttttttttttgcagattcaACACAATCGTCAATACCAAAGCTTCAGGAAAGGAAATTAAAGGAAACTATCTCAAATAGGGACAAAGGTAAGAACCAATaacaatctttttttctttaggaacaattttttttttgaaacaccagAACCAATAACGATAAACTATACTAACTCATGTCACTCATATGTACTGTTTGACTATTACTTGCAGTTGGTCGAAATGTTAATCCATGGGTTTAAGGTTTGATCCAGTCGTATCAGTGTTGGATTAGTTTGTTACACAAGAAGATACAATAAAGCTAATCTAGAGTCGTATCGGTGTATAGCTTCTGAAACGTATCTCCTGCTCTCTAATTTCTCCGACCACGTTGAATAGGTTGATTAGGAAAGGGATCCCGCCGGTATTAAGGTAAAAAGTTTGCCTTTTATTTCTAATGCTGCCAAGAAAAGTCCACCGCCCTAGAGAATTATTACAGTGATTTGAGCAGGCCGAAAAGGAAAGACCACATTGACAACACAGCAGATTGATCGTGTGAGACTGATCTTATCCGaagtctcaattttttttttgttcttcaaaaaaattgatgtattTTATATTCAGTTAATTTTCAAGGATATATTGGTGTTGTATAAATGGTTATAAGCTCTGTTTCATATTGTAATTTTATGTAGTCTCAAAAGCATTGTGAAAACAAGATGCTATCGATGCTGTTATGGTTGGAAATTTAGAATACTTGCTCACAAAGAGATAAGGGTTGGTATCAGAGAGATTCACTTCTTCCCTGCTCCAGAGCAGGTACCTACGAACTGATTTTGTTTTACTGCACTTCAAGTTTTAGTATTGTTTCTTATCATATATACCggaaaatcaaaccaaaatctCAAAAAGAATAAACATGTACACAATTCTCTAATTCAATCCAAGTTCTAATTATTTTCGAGTATTGAAAAAAGGACCCAACAGCAAACTGATCATGTCATCTGATGTTGGATCTCTGGTTCCATTTGTTTCTCCTCGAGAAGCTTTCATGTTTGATCCATCATTGACATCAACCACCATTGGTTCAGATGTTGACAATGCCTGGTCTTCTTCCTCACCTTTGACGTACTGTGAACTCAATCAGAAGTAAATAAATGGACATTAAACACCAAATTCACTAATAGCAAAACCGGCTTGGTAATATACTATGGCATACCTCTTGAGCAAAGCTTAACAAATCATCAACCGTGAGATCCTCCTCATCTTCTGGACTAGTCACGGATTGAATAATCTCGGGACTCTTAACATCATCGCGAATACTAGGCTTAGcctcttcttctttgattttcCTACCtactcttcctcttctcctgATCTCCACCTTTTTGGGTTCCTCTGAGTCATCTGTCTCTCTTCGAGTTTTACGCTTCTTCTTGGTCTTGGGAGCTTCTGCTTCCTGTTTTACTTCACCCTCGTCTGTTCTATTGCTTGTAGCTGTTACACCGGATGACGCGCCGGCGATCATCCACGGTGGTAACCGCCTCATATTCCCATCCATCGGATTTGACCTTCTCGTTCTTGAAATCCGGAAGATAACAGGCTAAAGGTTCTTGTGTTGGGCCTAAAGCTGAGCCCATTTATATAACTAAAACCCAAATCTATCAGAAATTAGTAGAACTTTTTGCTAAACCGAGACTGAACCAATCTCACCAAGAGTTTTACTGAGTTTGAAATTTGATTAGTAAAAATTGTTCATCATCCTAAGTTTCTCACCAGTCACCCCTTACTCTTCACTTCATCAGCTTTCGCTGAAGACAGGAAACACGGCTCTttattcaaatatgacatttTAATTTTGAGACACATAACATAACCCTGAACCATCACAATGCCAATGAAACACCAAGGAAAAGAAAACACATGTAAACATGGTtacaaatacttaaaaattATGGTACAACAGTTTTGTTGCAAAGATTCACCATCAGCTCTTCAGCAATGGGAGAAGACTGAAACGAGCCATACCATTAGTTAGAAGAAGAGTGCTGTGCAATCTTCTTCTCAAGCGAACCTTTATCAGCTCCCACAACTTTGTCTACCTGTTTGCCATCTCTGATGAAGCAAAAGGTCGGGACGCTGCTTATGTTCCAAGCAGCAGCCACGTCATTGGCCTCGTCTATGTCAACTTTCAAGAAGACGACTTTCGGGTGTTGCGTGGCCAGGTTTGTGTACACAGGCGACATGTAACGGCATGGTCCACACCATGTTGCTGTGAAGTACATGATTAGCAGACGCGATGCCTTCTTTGCAGCCTTTGTCTTTCCTTCTAGCTCGCTCGTAGAGTGGATGCTAATCACTTGTCCTGTATCATTAAATGAGAAACAAAAATTTGgcttttataaaattatgttttggcTTTACATCAGCTACAAATCAAAGTCTGTAAGGATAACGAAAATTCAAGATAAATGCAAATTGCTTTTCTCACTGAGTCTCATACTTGTGATCAGCATATAAAATCGTGAGGAACTAGCAGTATCCAATAGAAACACAACGCTACTGAGGTGTAAATACACCAGGATTTCCAATAATTATTcccctaaatttttcttttcttgggaTGTTATGGTTCTGGTCTGGATTTATATGATTAATCAGGGAACCAATGCTAATTAAACTGGAGGAACGGGGTAAGCATTAAGCAATCTTAAGCAAGCTGGTTAGTGGCCTAATCATCTGGAATTAGTGACTAATTAGAACTTATTGCGCTTTGATCTTACTGAGTGCAGACAGTTAACTAGGACAAGACTTACAGATAAATGTTCCGACACATAAGTAGTTCATTTGCAGTAAGATAATGAAGTAGAGAACCTCTGAAAGAGATGGATAGAATGTTTACCGTCTTTAAGTGCAGACAAAGCTTCTCGCTCCTGCATTTATAGGATTCAAGAATAAGTAGAAGTAAATCAATGAGCATGAGATGTTTGATATGACATGAAGTGGATAATGTCAAAAAGACGTTATATTGTTACTCTCGcaaggagaagataacaaaGCCGATGTGTTTTTTGGCATTATATACGAATCACTAATCATGGTTTTGGTTATGGGTGGGTCTGACCTGGGCTTCTTGCTGTTCTCTTCTCTCACGTTCAGCCCTTTGAAGCTCCTTTTCTTTCCTCAGACGTTGATATTTCCTGCGGTGTTCTTCGATTCTCTTTGCATTGGGCTCAACCTGTGAAGTATATACATTAACAAAACCTTAAGCTTTACTAAACTTCATTATGAGGCTATGAGGCTGTGCTTGTACAGTGATATCAACAAAGGTAAGAGAGGTTTCCTTTCCACAGTTACCTTCTTAAGTGCCGACCCAATCTCCTCATCGTAATCTAATTTTGACGCTACATGAAGATCAGCCGCAGCTTCTTCCCATTGGCCTAACATGGCCCTAGCCATACCTCTTGCTTTGTACCCCTTAGCTGAATCAGGGTTGAACTAAACACCAAATTAAACTGCTTCAGCTAGTTATAGgagaaaactataaaaaaaaactattaagacATAAACTTGCTTTTCGAATTCATCTTCTGCACAAACTAAACAAAGTTTAATGCGACTCAAGTAAATGCTCACCTGTAAAGCCATGTCCGCATCCCGGACTGCAGCATTTGGCTTCTTGACTGCTAGAAACACAGTAGCTGCGgaacaacaacaactacaaACATTCAGAATATCACCCACCTTTGGTCGGAAAGAGAGTAAAATAAAGTCACTCACCTCTAGTGGCGTAGAGAATAGCTGAAGAGGGGTTTAACATGATGGCCTTTGTTAGATAATCAATACCTTCGTCGAACTTTCCTGGATACCAATCAAAGCATTAACGAAAGCCcatgagctaaaaaaaaaaaggttaagagTGAAAGTACCTTGAGAGATTGCCTCCATAGCTTTGCTCTTCTCTAACTGAGCAGCATCCCTATCTTCATCCGTCACTTCAGCTGTAGAATCTCCCatctaaagaaacaaaaatcaaacaaccATGGAAGATTTGCATTAGAGACAAAACAAAAGCTCAAATCTTTCACCGCTTACCGGTTGAGGAGGCTCATTGTCTGGCTCAACAACATCAGAATCATCCAAATCAACATCAGACTCGGtaacttcatcatcatcatagctAGGAGAGAAGCTGGGTTTAGTCTCAGCCGTATCCTCATAATCTCTTTCCTACATTCATTCAGACAAACGAacttacataaatatatagatacagTAGTTAAGCCAAGAAGAGGACTTTGATCAATCAACAAAGACAACTTACAGTCTTCACTATCTTAGGGACTTGAGCTCCTAAACTGTACGAGAGAGACAACAAAAACATCGATTAGAAAAAGTCATGGAGTAACGAAAAAGTGAATCTTTGAAGTAAAGGAAAGACCTTCGGAGATAATCTTTGAAGAAAGTCAGAGAAGGATCGTGGAGGAGAGAAGGATTCAGTTTCAGCTGCTCGATGAATCTTCGGAGCTCTGCTACTTGATTCGCATCCATCATTGTTCGTCTCCTTAACGGAACGAAGAGCTTGGAGCAGCGGCAGTGATTATGATTATGAGAATGATTAGTTTAGCTGCTTCTTATGATCGATCGTACGGTGGCGATTAGCAGGTGGAGTTGGACAGAGTGATTCGATGTGCCTCGAGAGTATCGTGTCGGTAGAACCGGTCGGGTATGTCCCGGTCGAACCGGTTTTGTATTCTCCTTGATTTAACCAACACACCAAAAATCTGATTTCTCTACTAATCCAATCacttttataaatcttgtacctctataaatttatacattttttagtttcaaattaAATATCAGTTCGATagagtttttttataaatctatattatgatttttcacGTAAAATTATAATACctaaaaaattcaaatgaaaacataaataataatttatcattattatattttaattagtaatgcatgtattaataagtaaatataaaatgtttttttttttttgagtttgatccaaaaaaaatatgtttcgAATGAAATCGTGTACTTTTTGACTTTGCTTCTTGGCGACCACTATGTTTCTTTCTAAAATCTCATCATTTCATGAAAAATGCATCAAAGGAAGGTATGCAGTATACATGGTCAATTACATCGATTGATATGAACAACCTGGTGTGAGCGAGCATTCAACACTAGCATCTCTGATCTAAAGAGAAGAAACGAACATTTTCTACAAAATTCAAAAGTACAAATTCAATTTGCTCTCATAGTTCCATTCGACCAAAATGACATAACTGAAGTATACACTATACTACAGTATAAGCTAGCTACAAAGAAACTCAATGTAGCGAGAGAAGAAAGAGTTACACTATAGTATATAAGCTAAGAAGAAGCTCAAGTGTAGCCAGCGCAAAAGGAAAATTCTgtaacagaacaaaaaaaaaaaaagaactgaaaAATTCACCATCGAAATAAAAACATGGTCCTGGAGTGGTCTGAAGCAGTATGTATTACTGCAAATGAGATTTAGGTTGCAGAGCTGAATGACGAACTTATGCATTCAGATATTGGCGTACGACAGTCTGTTGGTGACTTCTTGTCCAAGCAATATGGCGATACACTTGTGACCCTGCAACAACCAACAGTGAAAAGAGTTATTTCAAGAAACAGTTAATCAGTTTTATTCGGTAAAGAACGGTTGTGTGTACCTTTCTTTGCGTTTCTCTAAAAACCTAGCCAGAGATGCTTTGCGAGCCTGAGGTAAAGCCACTGCATACAAAACAGAACAACATTGAAGCTACATCCATAAAGTAGGCGAGTTTAGCATCAGGTGTAAGACTTGATTTTACCTGTTTGAGGCTTTACAGTAGATGCATTAGTTTGGTTGTTATGGTATGTTGATGCAAAGCCTCTTGCTCCGAGTACATTTGTGCTACTTCCAGCTTCAGGGCTAAGATAAGAGACTGTAGGCATGAAGCTAGGAGGCATAGCTGAAGAATCAACAGATGCACGAGCATGATGGACCACCTGTTGATGAGTTTGAGGTGGTGAGAAGGCTTGAGGCATAGAGGAACCGTTTCCAGCTAGCAACATTATCGCCTTGGCCTGTGATGAAGGAATGATATTATTAAGCAAATGAGTATCATAAAAGATAAGAGACGCATAAATGGGAGAAAGTGATCTAAGATACCTTATCAGGAGATATGTCATCATAAACACAAACTGAACCGGCATAAAAGACGGTCAACTGAGCTGGTGATCCTAATGGCTTGGAAGAAGATCTGGCAAAAGAAGAAGTTTTGAGTCAGCACTACAATACATGATATTATgactaaaaaaagaaatagataGAAGCAGTGAGTGTACCTAATATCAGTTGTCCCTACAATGGAACCTGGAGCAGGAAGGACTGAGATTGGAGGTGCCATGATAGGAACTCCTACAAAAGGTTGTGAGTTTATGCCATTGCTCATGAAGCTTTTTCCTCCTGGTGGATAATGAGACTGGAGACCCGGCCTGGCCATGGAAACTGTGATAGATTCTTGCTGTTGATGGGAATTAGGGAACATCCTGGCTCCCTGAAAGCAACAAGTCATAAATGAGAAGCTTAGTTTAAACCACAAATGAATTAAAACCAAGACTAGATTTAGAAACTAGTTGTCATAAACTACAAATAAAAGTGTTCATCAATGTGGAACCACAACAGAAACTACCTAACAGGTAAAAGGGTAAACATGGGTCCATAATGCACAATCAACCTGATAATTGGGTTAACATAGGTCTTAATGAAAAGTACCTGTACAGAACTGTATGGAGTGTTCCGGTTAGAATCATAAACATCTGCTACTGATGATGGCATGAATGAACCAGAGTGTGGGAGATGATAGTTTCCAGGCTTTCTATGTCTGTCATCTTGAGATGGCCTGAAAGATAGAAACTGAGAAGAAGCAGCAGAGCCTTTCTTTGAGAATGACCAGTTCATTCCTCTATTGGGAGctgcaaaaataaaactttaaagtCAGACATGGAGTGGTAACTGTAAACTATAAATGTCTTCAAGTTCATACATAACCAACAGATGATTAATTCAACACCAAATCCAAAAGTAAAGACCAAGTAAAAGAATCTGATACTATAATTATCTGATACAGTTgacaatataattataattaaaaaatttgtaattataattaatcattttttttaaactgataCTGTTTACAAATTCAACGAGGCAACAAAACCACCTTAGAAACCatgtctaattaaaaaaattatccaaaGTCTAGTACAAAAACTAGTGtatttaaatgattattttaaattgataattaaAGAGAGATTCAACTTTAACTCCACAGCACATGTTGATGCACTACCTTTATGGAATAGCACGTTTTTGccttataaaaaaacaaagtggACACAATTTTTATTCCTCGTGGTGAGAAAAATATTCATTCTCATTGTACCTTCaattagtattttaatttttcacttaATCAACACACTAATCAATATTTAatcaactatataaaataatccAACTCGAACTTTCTTTGTATAATTAATCTTCTAcgtttctattttaatattatttgtgtACCCCTCCATTCAACTACTCTTTTCCAACATTTTACgtattcgtttttaaaaaagaaactaattaattaattacaccTTTTATCTCAATTATTAgtctcttcaaaaaaaaaaaatcaagctaGAGATTAGTTCTGGTTCTAAGAACATGTGGTTAAACCGGTtctgtaaaaaaaatactactaatgtcctg
It encodes the following:
- the LOC111215686 gene encoding uncharacterized protein LOC111215686, with translation MDGNMRRLPPWMIAGASSGVTATSNRTDEGEVKQEAEAPKTKKKRKTRRETDDSEEPKKVEIRRRGRVGRKIKEEEAKPSIRDDVKSPEIIQSVTSPEDEEDLTVDDLLSFAQEYVKGEEEDQALSTSEPMVVDVNDGSNMKASRGETNGTRDPTSDDMISLLLGPFFNTRK
- the LOC125608991 gene encoding TPR repeat-containing thioredoxin TDX-like, with protein sequence MMDANQVAELRRFIEQLKLNPSLLHDPSLTFFKDYLRSLGAQVPKIVKTERDYEDTAETKPSFSPSYDDDEVTESDVDLDDSDVVEPDNEPPQPMGDSTAEVTDEDRDAAQLEKSKAMEAISQGKFDEGIDYLTKAIMLNPSSAILYATRATVFLAVKKPNAAVRDADMALQFNPDSAKGYKARGMARAMLGQWEEAAADLHVASKLDYDEEIGSALKKVEPNAKRIEEHRRKYQRLRKEKELQRAERERREQQEAQEREALSALKDGQVISIHSTSELEGKTKAAKKASRLLIMYFTATWCGPCRYMSPVYTNLATQHPKVVFLKVDIDEANDVAAAWNISSVPTFCFIRDGKQVDKVVGADKGSLEKKIAQHSSSN
- the LOC125608992 gene encoding protein TIFY 6B-like, producing MERDFLGLGSKNSPITVKEETSESSRDSAPNRGMNWSFSKKGSAASSQFLSFRPSQDDRHRKPGNYHLPHSGSFMPSSVADVYDSNRNTPYSSVQGARMFPNSHQQQESITVSMARPGLQSHYPPGGKSFMSNGINSQPFVGVPIMAPPISVLPAPGSIVGTTDIRSSSKPLGSPAQLTVFYAGSVCVYDDISPDKAKAIMLLAGNGSSMPQAFSPPQTHQQVVHHARASVDSSAMPPSFMPTVSYLSPEAGSSTNVLGARGFASTYHNNQTNASTVKPQTVALPQARKASLARFLEKRKERVTSVSPYCLDKKSPTDCRTPISECISSSFSSAT